The genomic interval AGAAAGAGGCTGGACTGGCAATAAGATTTCCAAGATTCACTGGACGATGGCGTGAGGATAAAAAACCAGAAGATGCTACAACATCAAAAGAAATTTTGGAGATGTTTAACTCCCAGAAAAAAAGTATAAAATAATAATTTCTAACAATAATGGGGATCAGTTTTCGTCGTTGCGTCCCCTATAATTTCTGTTTCCCCTGTTACCGTAGCTTCTGTTGTAACTTTTCCTGTATGTGTTTTCGTGTTCAGCTTCGCTAACATCAAGCTCGGTGTTAACTTCGCCGAGTTCCTCTTCGGATGGTTTCAGGGATCCATACTTTCCGACATTAAGTCTTATGTGCCCTCTTACAAGAGAAACGTATCCGTTGTCTATGTAGACAACCTGCCCGTCAGATGTCTGTGCGGCCTGGTCGCCCCATAGAGAAAGAATAACTTTTCCTGTGTCGTCACCAATATATACTTCAGTGACGGATTTTTCTTCTCCGAATTTTGTCTGTATAGCCTTTGGTTCACTCTTGCTCAATACCTTCGCGAGAATATTTACACTTCTCGATTCTGGCGTGAGATCTTTTATTTTCGTAACGCCTTCCATTCTATTACATCCTTTCTTCTTCTATGAAAAAAGACAAACTGCTATTCAATTTCGATATTTAAATACTTCTATTAATCCGTATATTAAGATAAAATTAATTCCCTTTGCGAATTACGTAATTTCTTGCCCATTGTCTCTCGAGGTTGCCAGAACGATTACTGCAGCATACCTATCAATTCTGCTGCTAATTTGCATATATTCAATTACCGTCTGACCACGTAGCATTGAATAAAGGTGAAAGATAGTGATTAGAATTAGAAACCGACAAGATCTAACCTTTCCATAGTCCATGGTATTACCTGCCTAATGAAAGAGGGGCCATGATGTGCAAAAAAATCAAGTTTTCCAGGCGTAAGGAAAACGCGCCCATTCTTTACAGCTGAAAGCTTTTGCCAGCCTCTCGAATCAATCAATCTTCGCAGATTTTCATCATTAAAATTAGAATACATTTTCGCCTCATAGAAAATAACTTCAGGGTCGTATTGTACCACTTCATTCAAATCTGGAGAAATCCATTCCTTGTATCTATTTCGGTAAAGAGTGTTGACGCCAAGCATTGATAATGCATCAGTTATATAGCTTAATGCACCGAATGTAACCGGTTCAGCAAGGTCGATCTCTATGTACCCACGAATGCTCAGGTGTCTCCGCATGCTTCCCAAATATTTTGAGAGTTCAAAATTTAGATATCGTGCCTCGTCCATTTTATTCATCACAACTCCTACTTTTGAAACCAGATCTAATATCCCTCCCACGCTGGAGGGTAGTTCGAAGACATACACTGGAAATCTTTTGGAAAGATTTTTGGCAAATTCATTTTGGTAACCGGAGACCATAACAATCAAATCTGGCTTCAGTTCCTCAAGCAAGTCCGTTCTCACACTGCCGTAGCTTCCAATTTTCCTTATGTTCTTCGTCCCAATGGGCCTTGCGCAGAAGGCAGAAATGCCAATAATTTTATCTTCAAGCCCAAGCTCGAATAGAATCTCTGTAACTGCGGGACTTAAACTTATAATTCTTTCCGGGGGTTCTGGAACATTCCGTAATTCATGTAAGGCATCATAAAGTTCGACCATAGTACATCATATCCTTTGGTAAATTAACATTTTCCTGTATATTAAAACATCTTCTTTAACCGATGAGGGCACTTAAAAGATTATTGAAGCAGTTTGCTAGGATTAGATGAATGATAAGCATAATGGAATACAAGAGATAAGGACAAAATTTCTACGGAATGTATAATTTCTACGGAATGTATAGTAGGATTAAGGTCGAACAAATGCGATCTTATTATTACAGAGGAAATGATTCCTCTCTCGGAAAATGTCCAGCCCGAGTGGGGTAATCTGGATATCCTAGGGGCCTGCGGAGCCTCAGATTCGGGTTCGAATCCCGGCTCGGGCGTGATACAATTTAGTAATTGAATGATCAACCGGACTGTTTCTGGCATCCTTCCATTGAGAATGCAAAATACCATAATCCATTAATCCAATATCCCTGGCCTGTTTATTAGAGATAATATAGGGATATTTCCGGTGATCTTTCACCTTTTATCTTTTTGGTTATATCACGAAAGCCAGCAAGAAGTACACCTACCGATACAATTGGAATGAGGTAAGGAATAATGCCTAGAAATATCAGTGATGAATATGATGGTGGAAATGGAGTACAAATGAAATAACCAAGAGATAGCAGCGCAATGGAACCTACTGCTGTCATCGGAGATGAGAATTTCATTGAAAGTTTGAAATTTTCACTGGCCATAATAAAGAATCCGACAAATATCAGAATGGATGAAAAAATGTATGACAGTTGAATCTCGAACAAAGTTACATGCTTTCCAAGGAGTACAAAGAAATCCAAAGCAGAGAATGTGATCATTTGATTATATGTGTCTGCATATAGGAGACTACAAAGTGTAGTGAAATAAAACGCCAGAATCAAAACCAAAAATCCTGAGAAAAGGATCAATAACCCCAGATTCCCCAAACGTATTTCCTTGGGCGTATTCTTGTTCACTCCATATACTCTGTGAAAAAAATAGAATGACGAGACATACGTTATGCCAGCGACCGTAAGTAAAACCATCGCAACAATAAATGCCGTCTGAGAAATCCCGCTATAAAAGACAAGATTGGTAGGTATTTCTGCTGGCACCCCTATCTCTGGCGGTTGGACCAGACCGTACATGAACGATTCCGAAAGAAAGAGACTCAATAAGACGGAAACAAGCAGTAAAATCATACCTGAACGAAGATTTTTTATCGCAGCCAGCATCCTAAATTGAGAACCATCCATATATGTATTCATTCATGAGGCTTATAAATATGTTACGGCTAATTAATTATCACCTAGAAAAATGGATACATGATCTAGAATCCCAAATTCTCGGAACCAAAGATTTGGTATGAATTTTTTTCAGTATTTGTTGCTTCATCATTAACCTTTGATGCCATAGGCTTTACCCAGGGATCTGTTTTAATAGAACATGAACATTTCTTCTAAGGGTATCTGTATGAGTGGGCTTAACCTTGACGATGATTATTCCAATAGAAAAGTGATTGTTCCAAAAGAAAGTTTGCATCCATCATACTTTTCCGCTGATGGGACAAAACTCCCAAGTGTAACAACAGTTCTCAGCATTATAAACAAGCCATATCTTGTGAAATGGGCTAACAAAATGGGTCTTCAGGGAATCAATGTCGAGGAATATAACCGAGGTATAACAGGAATCGGCACGCTCACTCATGCAAGAATCCAGGCCTTTTTGGAAGGAGTTCCGATAGATGACAGCGGCTACACAGAAAGGGAGATTAGCATATCTCTTTCCTGCTTTAACGGTTTTATGAAATGGTACAATGGCCACTCTATAAAGCGTATTTTAACCGAAAAATCACTGATCAGCGAAGAACATAAGTTTGGCGGAACTATAGATGCGTTTTTGCTCGTGGACGATATTCCAACGATAATCGACTTTAAAACATCAAACCAAATCAGCAATGAGTACTATTCCCAATTATCTGCGTATGATATTTTACTGAGAGAAAATAATTATAAGGCAGAGAAAACCGCAATTCTCAGGCTTCCGAAAATAGAGCCCGAGATAACTTCTATGGAACCTACGTACGAATATGTGGAAAAGACTGTTGATGAACTCCTAAACCATAGGGAAATTTTCATGAAGGCACTCGAACTTTACAAAGCCATGAATACGTTTTGAATTGCTTTTAAAATGCGTTTAGAGTGAATTCCAGAGATTTTTGTGTTAATAATTTGTAATGAAGAAATAGTAATTTCTTCTCGTTTAAATGAAATATCGGAATCGTTAGGCGAAATTACTTTGATGAGTAAGTTCTGCGGAAGTCCTCTAGAACAGACATGTAGTTCATGAAGGCGTAGTACGGTGATCCATAGGGATTGAAATAATCGTGGACCTCTTGATCACTGAATCGGGATACAGACATATAGTAAATGAGATCAGAAACCTGCAACCGCCTCCAGATCTCCGGGTTGCTATTGATCTCCAGCGATTTCAAAAGATCGAAAGCATCTCTCTGCATGTCGTTTCCAAGCCACGCGTTAAGATTGCGCCCGACATCCGCCCATGAAACATAATCTTGTATTGAGAGAGTATTGCCTTTCGAACTATTATTACAGAATTCATCTACCGTCTGTATGGATATATTGCGTTTCTCAAGTTCTTTAGGCAGCGCCTTTAGGAATTCAAATATGCCAGTCTCCCTCCACTGGTGCTCACCAAATGTTTCATAATCCATGAATAAGTTTACAACTTCACCAGGCGATCTGGCCACCCAGTCAGAAAACTTATCCGCATAAAGAGGGAATTCATTCCATGAATGATTTGAAAAACGGAATGAAATATCATCGCTAAGCTTGTAATTTCGCAACAAAAGATTCATCCCAGAAACAGAGGAATACTTTACATTCGGATTATTATAAGCAATGATTTTATCCGTACCTTCGGTTAAAATATTCCTAAAATCTAGATCCTTTGCCAATCGAGAAACGTCGTCGTTATAGATCAGTTCGGTGTTCCTGAAAGTTTGCGGTACATGCCCAAAAAGTTTTGATATAGCATCTCTATGTTTGTTCACCTGAAAAATGAATTCTTTTTTGTTCCAGATAGACGATAGGCTATGGTAGTATGTCTCAGCTACAGGTTCGCCCAATCCTGATCGAAAATATTCCTTGAAAACATCAAGAGATCCGGAGTCCGTCGCTGTGAGTTGATCGAGTAGAATGCCGGAAATGGATATGCTGGCTTTTATTCCGCTATCAATAAGTATCTGAGTGGCAGGAGTGTAACACTTTTCAGCGACGCGCTGCACAATTTCCCTGTTTTTGGATTCCCAGAAATAATCATGATTAACCCCTATTTCTGCTATTCTGTACGGTCTTATCCTCATTGGTTGATGTGCTTCGAAAAAGAATACCACGGATTTCATAAACCTGTATACACCCCCATTGTTTGCACTGCAGCTCGCCTCCAGGTAAACCTCGACGCTTCGATCTGCCCCAGCGAGCCGAGAGTACCTCTAAGGCTCTTGTACTTAACTACATAAAGTATGTACTGGGAGAATAGATCAGTGTCCCAGTAATCAGCTTTCAAGACGTTCCTAAGTGTTTCCCCGACTCCAGTCGTGTTACTTATGACGACAGGCGTTCCGGAAATTAACGATTCCAGAACAGTCATACCAAATGGCTCAGAAACAGCAGGAAGTACGAAGATATCGCTGTCCCTGTAATACTTGGCAGACTCCCTGAAACTCACAAAACCTTCGAACTTAATTTGATTTGTTATGCCCAATTCCTTTGCCATCCACTTCATTTCGCTTGACTGTTCTCCGCTACCTGCTACAGTAAATTCGATGTCATTCTTTATTTTAAGTACCTTTGCTGCAGTCTCCATGAAAAATTTTCCACCCTTCTGGCTTGTAAGTCTGCCAAAATAAAGGACCCTGTTC from Thermoplasmatales archaeon carries:
- a CDS encoding glycoside hydrolase family 57 protein; its protein translation is MKSVVFFFEAHQPMRIRPYRIAEIGVNHDYFWESKNREIVQRVAEKCYTPATQILIDSGIKASISISGILLDQLTATDSGSLDVFKEYFRSGLGEPVAETYYHSLSSIWNKKEFIFQVNKHRDAISKLFGHVPQTFRNTELIYNDDVSRLAKDLDFRNILTEGTDKIIAYNNPNVKYSSVSGMNLLLRNYKLSDDISFRFSNHSWNEFPLYADKFSDWVARSPGEVVNLFMDYETFGEHQWRETGIFEFLKALPKELEKRNISIQTVDEFCNNSSKGNTLSIQDYVSWADVGRNLNAWLGNDMQRDAFDLLKSLEINSNPEIWRRLQVSDLIYYMSVSRFSDQEVHDYFNPYGSPYYAFMNYMSVLEDFRRTYSSK
- a CDS encoding single-stranded DNA-binding protein, which translates into the protein MEGVTKIKDLTPESRSVNILAKVLSKSEPKAIQTKFGEEKSVTEVYIGDDTGKVILSLWGDQAAQTSDGQVVYIDNGYVSLVRGHIRLNVGKYGSLKPSEEELGEVNTELDVSEAEHENTYRKSYNRSYGNRGNRNYRGRNDEN
- a CDS encoding ABC transporter substrate-binding protein translates to MVELYDALHELRNVPEPPERIISLSPAVTEILFELGLEDKIIGISAFCARPIGTKNIRKIGSYGSVRTDLLEELKPDLIVMVSGYQNEFAKNLSKRFPVYVFELPSSVGGILDLVSKVGVVMNKMDEARYLNFELSKYLGSMRRHLSIRGYIEIDLAEPVTFGALSYITDALSMLGVNTLYRNRYKEWISPDLNEVVQYDPEVIFYEAKMYSNFNDENLRRLIDSRGWQKLSAVKNGRVFLTPGKLDFFAHHGPSFIRQVIPWTMERLDLVGF